A single genomic interval of Lacrimispora sphenoides JCM 1415 harbors:
- a CDS encoding MATE family efflux transporter yields the protein MMKDMTRGNISSQLIRFSIPLVLGNLFQLTYNAVDSIVVGRFAGEEALAAVGAAGPVMNIVILGITGICIGASVLMSEYFGAGSHEKLKQEIATTLLFGFYFSLVIVGLGVFFSGGIIRLLRVPEEISEDAAVYLRVILIGTPFTFFYNGVASALRSVGDSKTPVHFLAMASVLNALLDLVFVAGFHMGVFGAAFSTVIAEAVSALLCISYIYKKVPLLKLKPKEFRMDRELLSLTVKQGAVTALQQSCQPIGKLLIQGVINPLGVSTIAAFQAVNRVDDFAFTPEQSISSGMMTFVAQNRGAGNGERVKKGFRTGLFIEAGYWVIICIVILLVKEPVMRLFVPNGDGAMVRIGAEYLHLMAFFYLLPAFTNGIQGFFRGMGNMSITLISTLIQISVRVALVILLVPSMGMNGVPYACLAGWACMLLYEVPYYFWFKKKNELLQEKNHD from the coding sequence ATGATGAAGGATATGACAAGAGGAAATATTTCATCTCAATTGATACGGTTTTCCATTCCGCTTGTTTTGGGAAATTTATTCCAGCTCACTTATAACGCGGTAGATTCCATTGTGGTAGGACGGTTTGCGGGAGAAGAGGCGCTGGCAGCAGTTGGTGCCGCAGGCCCGGTCATGAACATTGTGATCCTGGGAATTACGGGGATCTGCATCGGGGCTTCGGTACTGATGAGTGAGTATTTTGGAGCAGGAAGCCATGAAAAGTTAAAGCAGGAGATAGCAACCACCCTTTTATTTGGCTTTTATTTTTCCCTGGTCATTGTGGGCCTGGGGGTGTTTTTTTCCGGCGGGATCATAAGGCTTCTCCGTGTACCGGAGGAAATCTCAGAAGATGCGGCTGTTTATTTAAGGGTTATATTAATAGGAACGCCCTTTACCTTTTTTTATAACGGAGTGGCTTCTGCCCTCCGGAGTGTGGGCGATTCAAAGACTCCGGTTCACTTCCTGGCTATGGCCTCGGTTTTAAATGCATTATTGGATCTGGTATTTGTGGCAGGGTTTCATATGGGAGTTTTTGGGGCTGCGTTTTCTACGGTCATTGCGGAGGCGGTTTCCGCGCTTCTGTGTATCTCCTACATATATAAAAAGGTTCCCCTTCTTAAACTTAAACCAAAGGAATTCCGTATGGACCGGGAGCTTTTAAGCCTTACTGTTAAGCAGGGTGCGGTCACGGCATTGCAGCAATCCTGCCAGCCGATTGGCAAGCTTTTGATACAGGGAGTCATAAATCCTCTGGGAGTCAGCACCATAGCCGCGTTCCAGGCAGTGAACCGGGTGGATGATTTCGCTTTTACTCCGGAACAAAGTATTTCCAGCGGTATGATGACCTTTGTGGCACAAAACCGGGGAGCCGGTAATGGAGAACGGGTAAAGAAAGGTTTTCGGACCGGACTTTTTATAGAAGCAGGCTATTGGGTGATCATATGCATTGTCATCCTGCTGGTGAAGGAACCGGTGATGAGATTATTTGTACCCAATGGGGATGGAGCCATGGTAAGGATTGGGGCGGAATATTTACACCTTATGGCTTTTTTCTATCTGCTGCCGGCGTTTACCAATGGGATCCAGGGTTTTTTCCGGGGAATGGGAAATATGTCCATCACCTTAATCTCCACCCTGATCCAGATCTCCGTCCGGGTGGCATTGGTCATCCTGCTGGTTCCGTCTATGGGAATGAATGGAGTTCCATATGCATGCCTGGCCGGATGGGCCTGTATGCTGCTTTATGAGGTTCCCTATTATTTCTGGTTTAAAAAGAAAAATGAATTATTACAGGAGAAAAATCATGATTAA
- a CDS encoding DNA glycosylase: MYRIQIKDMDFEQIARSGQCFRMEGREGENGVWSIAAVGEYVEAVKDGDSFLFSCGEREFKETWAGYFDLQTDYGGYKKHVDSEDAYLREAMEWGWGVRILHQDLWEMLVTFLISQNNNITRITGSVKELCKRFGDKRKGLGLTMSPDGSWKETVRNYDAFPEPESLSLAGLKGLAGLGLGYRDKYILSIAEMCSGPEGKEWLLRLKEADYKSAHSILMEQYGIGRKVADCICLFGLHHVGAFPVDTHVKQILELHYPQGFPLERYQGYAGILQQYMFYYKINQIPRSKLRGT; this comes from the coding sequence ATGTACCGGATTCAGATAAAGGATATGGATTTTGAACAGATCGCAAGGTCCGGCCAGTGCTTCCGCATGGAAGGCCGGGAGGGCGAAAACGGAGTCTGGTCGATCGCAGCTGTGGGAGAATATGTGGAAGCAGTCAAAGATGGAGACAGCTTCTTATTTTCCTGCGGGGAGAGGGAGTTTAAAGAAACATGGGCCGGCTATTTTGACTTACAGACCGATTACGGCGGCTATAAAAAACATGTGGACTCTGAAGATGCCTATCTTAGAGAAGCCATGGAATGGGGATGGGGAGTCCGGATCCTTCATCAGGATCTATGGGAAATGCTGGTGACTTTTTTGATCTCCCAGAATAACAACATCACCCGCATCACAGGCAGTGTTAAGGAGCTGTGTAAACGGTTCGGAGACAAAAGGAAGGGGCTGGGTCTGACCATGTCTCCTGACGGGAGCTGGAAAGAAACAGTAAGAAACTATGATGCCTTTCCGGAGCCGGAGAGCCTATCTTTGGCGGGCCTTAAGGGATTGGCCGGTCTGGGTCTGGGTTACCGGGATAAATACATCCTGTCAATTGCAGAAATGTGCAGCGGTCCAGAAGGAAAGGAATGGCTTTTACGCTTAAAGGAAGCAGATTATAAAAGCGCCCACAGCATTTTAATGGAGCAGTATGGGATCGGAAGGAAGGTGGCAGACTGCATCTGCCTGTTCGGGCTTCACCATGTGGGGGCTTTTCCTGTGGATACCCACGTAAAGCAGATTTTAGAGCTTCATTATCCTCAGGGCTTTCCCCTGGAGCGGTATCAGGGATATGCCGGGATCCTCCAGCAGTACATGTTTTATTATAAGATAAATCAGATACCCCGCAGCAAACTGCGGGGGACTTGA
- a CDS encoding GldG family protein encodes MTRKLKKGGYTAILTLIVIAAVVILNLIVGRLPEKVRQWDMSSSQIYTLGGTTKDLVKALDKDVTIYVVADPDSVDKRITSFIKRYEDLSGHIKVVTVDSVLHPDQVQKLKAQDNTLLVSCDSTGRTESIALTDIIKMDEMSYYYYGQSKETEFDGEGQLTGAISHVINDVQKTVYVTEGHGEVALGATASDMLKKSNLTVNSLNLLTGGSIPEDCELLLINAPASDLANDEKKMISDYLDKGGRVLILAGYAEKDRPNLSALMSDYGLNLENGLAADTKKFYQNNPYYIFPTIQAGSEVTNGIDGKSAALVLQSAAMTQKEDLPEGVEVTPFMETSDGGLLVTADKQAEGTYILGAVSEKTLSSGTARLTVFTTPSLIDEGLNTSFTNLTNLNLFMNAVTANFDDVSNVSIPAKSLDVTYNTVTHGGMWGILFIFVIPVMTLAAGLVIWLKRRRL; translated from the coding sequence ATGACTAGAAAATTAAAAAAAGGAGGCTACACGGCAATCCTAACGTTGATTGTCATAGCAGCCGTGGTAATATTAAACCTTATCGTAGGCCGTCTTCCGGAGAAGGTACGGCAATGGGATATGAGCAGCAGCCAGATCTATACCCTGGGCGGAACCACAAAGGATCTTGTTAAGGCGCTTGATAAGGATGTTACGATTTATGTGGTGGCAGATCCGGACTCGGTGGATAAGCGGATTACAAGCTTTATAAAACGTTACGAGGATTTATCCGGCCACATCAAGGTCGTGACCGTGGACTCCGTTCTTCATCCGGACCAGGTACAAAAGCTTAAGGCACAGGATAACACGCTTTTGGTAAGCTGCGATTCCACAGGAAGGACAGAATCCATCGCCCTGACCGATATCATTAAAATGGATGAAATGTCCTACTATTATTACGGACAGTCTAAGGAGACCGAATTTGACGGAGAGGGTCAGCTTACCGGGGCCATCTCCCATGTGATCAACGATGTGCAGAAAACCGTTTACGTGACAGAAGGACATGGAGAGGTGGCTCTTGGAGCTACTGCTTCTGATATGTTGAAAAAGTCAAATCTGACCGTAAACTCCCTGAATCTTTTGACAGGAGGAAGCATTCCTGAGGATTGTGAACTTTTGCTTATCAATGCTCCGGCATCAGACCTGGCGAATGATGAAAAGAAGATGATCTCTGATTACCTGGATAAAGGGGGAAGGGTTCTGATCCTCGCCGGCTATGCGGAAAAGGACCGCCCGAACTTAAGTGCCCTAATGAGCGATTACGGCCTGAATCTGGAAAACGGACTTGCAGCAGATACCAAGAAGTTTTATCAGAACAATCCCTATTATATTTTCCCGACCATTCAGGCAGGAAGCGAAGTGACGAACGGCATTGATGGAAAAAGCGCAGCCCTTGTCCTTCAATCTGCAGCCATGACCCAGAAAGAGGATTTGCCGGAAGGCGTGGAGGTAACTCCTTTTATGGAGACCAGTGATGGAGGCTTGCTGGTAACGGCCGATAAGCAGGCAGAAGGAACCTATATCCTGGGAGCCGTATCAGAGAAGACTTTAAGCTCCGGAACGGCACGTTTGACTGTATTCACTACCCCTTCCCTTATCGATGAGGGGCTGAACACCAGCTTTACCAATTTAACTAATTTAAATCTTTTCATGAATGCAGTTACGGCTAATTTTGATGACGTTTCCAATGTATCCATTCCTGCCAAAAGCCTGGATGTGACCTATAACACCGTTACCCACGGAGGCATGTGGGGAATCCTGTTTATATTTGTTATCCCGGTGATGACACTGGCAGCAGGACTGGTGATCTGGCTGAAGCGCAGGCGTCTGTAA
- a CDS encoding [Fe-Fe] hydrogenase large subunit C-terminal domain-containing protein — protein MQTFKQLYESLVKSVLNDNLDPEMNLETSYDPHHLDCLLNPTKHPVVIRTGTCTCSKEEREECLKRCPFGALGIGKDGVTVDPELCLGCENCIEGCAPEKLTASTDIIPALKAIRSSKGLVYAMIAPAFLGQFSKEVTPGKLRSALKAVGFDGMLEVALFADILTLKEALEFDKNINDINDYQLTSCCCPMWIGMIRKVYHQLVPHVPGSVSPMVACARVVKELHPDALTVFIGPCLAKKAEAREKDLAGAVDFVLTFQEVKNIFDALGIDPAVMEESEKDHSSRAGRIYARKGGVSEAVESTVRAINPNKKTEIRTKQADGVPACRKMIQDIMDGKIEANFYEGMGCKGGCVGGPRSILGVEQGTELVNDYGEKATYLHPAENPYVIELLHRLNLDSIESLLEETDLFSRNIT, from the coding sequence ATGCAGACATTTAAGCAGTTGTATGAAAGTTTGGTAAAGTCCGTACTAAATGACAATTTGGATCCGGAGATGAATTTGGAAACCTCGTACGATCCTCATCATCTTGACTGTCTTTTGAATCCTACGAAGCACCCGGTAGTAATCCGTACCGGAACCTGCACCTGTTCCAAAGAGGAACGGGAGGAATGCTTAAAGCGCTGTCCTTTCGGGGCATTGGGGATCGGAAAGGATGGGGTCACTGTTGATCCGGAGCTGTGCCTGGGCTGTGAAAATTGCATTGAAGGCTGCGCACCGGAAAAACTGACAGCCAGTACGGATATTATCCCGGCTTTAAAAGCGATAAGAAGCTCCAAGGGACTGGTATATGCAATGATAGCTCCCGCATTTTTAGGCCAGTTTTCAAAAGAGGTTACTCCCGGAAAGCTTAGGTCGGCATTAAAAGCCGTAGGGTTTGACGGAATGCTGGAGGTTGCCCTGTTTGCGGACATCCTTACATTAAAAGAAGCCCTTGAATTTGATAAAAACATCAATGATATTAATGATTACCAGCTGACAAGCTGCTGCTGTCCCATGTGGATCGGTATGATCCGCAAAGTCTATCACCAGCTGGTTCCTCATGTGCCTGGCTCGGTATCGCCCATGGTTGCCTGCGCAAGAGTCGTAAAAGAACTCCATCCCGATGCTCTGACCGTATTCATTGGACCATGCCTTGCCAAAAAGGCGGAAGCCAGGGAAAAGGATCTGGCCGGTGCGGTTGACTTTGTTCTTACATTCCAGGAGGTAAAGAATATATTTGATGCCCTGGGAATCGACCCGGCTGTCATGGAAGAAAGTGAAAAAGACCATTCTTCAAGGGCCGGAAGGATCTACGCCAGAAAGGGAGGAGTCAGTGAGGCGGTAGAGAGTACGGTAAGAGCCATTAATCCCAATAAAAAAACAGAAATCCGTACCAAACAGGCAGATGGGGTACCTGCGTGCCGGAAGATGATCCAGGATATTATGGATGGGAAGATAGAAGCAAACTTTTACGAAGGCATGGGCTGTAAGGGCGGCTGTGTCGGCGGACCAAGGTCCATTTTAGGAGTGGAGCAGGGAACAGAACTGGTCAATGATTACGGGGAAAAGGCGACTTATTTGCATCCGGCAGAGAATCCATATGTGATCGAGCTGCTGCACCGTCTGAACCTGGACAGCATTGAAAGCCTGCTGGAAGAAACCGATTTATTCAGCAGAAATATAACGTAA
- the ltrA gene encoding group II intron reverse transcriptase/maturase, with product METSSLMEQILSKENLNTAYLQVARNKGAEGVDDMKYTELKEHLEKHGETIKEQLRARKYKPQPVRRVEIPKPDGGVRNLGVATVTDRFVQQAIAQVLTPIYEEQFHDHSYGFRPNRCAQQAIITALDMMNDGSAWIVDIDLEKFFDTVNHDKLMTLIGRTIKDGDVISIIRKFLVSGIMDDDEYKESVIGTPQGGNLSPLLANIMLNELDKEMEQRGLNFVRYADDCIIMVGSEMSAKRVMRNLTKFIEEKLGLKVNMSKSKVDRPSGLKYLGFGFYFDSRAHQYKAKPHAKSVAKFKARMKQITCRSWGVGNDYKVKKLNELIRGWINYFKIGSMKTLCAKMDNNIRYRLRMCIWKHWKTPQNRAKNLIKLGVPGWSAWKMAYLHGYAKPARCRDVHQAINNKRLASFGLISMLDYYTERCYLLS from the coding sequence ATGGAAACAAGTAGTCTAATGGAGCAGATACTAAGTAAAGAAAATCTTAATACAGCATATCTGCAAGTTGCACGAAACAAAGGTGCAGAGGGCGTGGACGATATGAAGTACACAGAACTCAAGGAACATCTTGAAAAGCACGGTGAAACCATTAAGGAACAGTTGAGAGCAAGAAAATATAAGCCTCAACCAGTACGCAGAGTAGAAATACCAAAGCCAGACGGTGGTGTCAGAAACCTAGGAGTAGCAACAGTAACAGACCGATTCGTACAACAAGCAATAGCACAGGTATTAACACCAATCTATGAAGAACAGTTCCATGACCATAGTTATGGATTTAGACCTAATAGATGTGCTCAACAAGCGATCATCACGGCACTTGATATGATGAATGATGGAAGCGCTTGGATTGTGGACATTGACTTGGAAAAGTTCTTTGATACAGTAAATCATGATAAGTTAATGACCTTAATAGGGAGGACAATCAAAGATGGCGATGTTATTTCTATCATCAGGAAGTTCTTGGTTAGTGGAATCATGGACGATGATGAGTACAAGGAATCAGTGATAGGAACACCACAAGGTGGCAACCTTTCACCACTTCTTGCAAATATCATGCTGAATGAACTTGACAAGGAGATGGAACAAAGAGGACTGAACTTTGTTAGATACGCAGACGATTGTATTATCATGGTCGGAAGCGAAATGTCTGCGAAGCGAGTGATGAGAAATCTCACGAAGTTTATTGAGGAGAAACTAGGTCTAAAGGTAAATATGTCAAAGAGTAAGGTGGATAGACCGAGCGGTCTTAAATACCTCGGATTTGGATTTTACTTTGACAGTAGAGCACATCAGTATAAAGCAAAGCCACATGCAAAATCAGTAGCGAAGTTCAAGGCAAGAATGAAACAGATTACTTGTAGAAGTTGGGGAGTAGGAAATGACTACAAAGTAAAGAAACTCAATGAACTTATCAGAGGGTGGATTAACTACTTCAAAATCGGAAGTATGAAAACGCTCTGTGCAAAGATGGATAACAACATTCGCTATCGACTGCGTATGTGCATTTGGAAACATTGGAAAACACCACAGAACAGAGCTAAGAATCTTATAAAATTAGGCGTACCGGGTTGGTCAGCATGGAAAATGGCATACCTACATGGATATGCAAAGCCAGCAAGATGTCGAGATGTACACCAAGCAATAAATAACAAGAGATTAGCCTCATTTGGACTAATCTCAATGTTAGATTACTACACCGAAAGGTGTTACTTGTTAAGTTGA
- a CDS encoding ABC transporter ATP-binding protein, which yields MIEVRNLVKDYGGHLAVDHLSFTINDGQIYGFLGPNGAGKSTTMNIMTGYIGATEGDVLINGHNILEDGEEAKKCIGYLPELPPLYVDMTVEEQLQFAAELKKIPKKERNEAVYEVMELAKLVDVKGRLIRNLSKGYRQRVGLAQAVLGFPPVIILDEPTVGLDPKQIIEIRDTIRRLGQKHTVILSSHILSEVSAVCDHIMIIDKGRLIASDTPENLERQMAGTAGIELLVKGTEEQILEVLEAIPQAADVSVRESGEEGINRANFRICTEAEGTEDGEDIRETIFFAFADQRIPILSMKTIRASLEEVFLELTGEGTAEGIETSESLETDDFEWEPSEADLKEEKEDGEGDEE from the coding sequence TTGATTGAAGTCAGAAATCTGGTAAAGGATTACGGCGGTCATCTGGCTGTGGACCATTTAAGCTTTACGATCAACGATGGACAGATCTATGGATTTCTAGGACCAAACGGGGCCGGAAAATCCACCACAATGAACATTATGACCGGGTACATAGGAGCTACGGAGGGCGATGTGCTGATCAATGGCCATAATATACTGGAAGATGGGGAGGAAGCAAAGAAATGTATTGGGTATCTACCGGAGCTTCCGCCGCTTTATGTGGATATGACTGTGGAAGAGCAGCTGCAGTTTGCTGCGGAATTAAAGAAAATACCCAAAAAGGAGAGGAATGAGGCTGTCTATGAGGTCATGGAGCTTGCCAAACTGGTGGATGTAAAAGGCCGTTTGATCCGCAACTTATCAAAGGGCTATAGACAGCGTGTAGGCCTGGCCCAGGCAGTTTTAGGGTTTCCGCCGGTTATTATTCTGGATGAACCAACCGTAGGACTGGATCCTAAGCAGATCATCGAAATCAGGGATACCATCCGCAGGCTTGGGCAGAAACATACGGTTATTTTAAGCTCCCATATCCTTTCCGAGGTCAGCGCAGTGTGTGATCATATCATGATCATTGACAAGGGAAGACTGATTGCCAGCGATACGCCGGAGAATCTGGAACGCCAAATGGCCGGAACTGCAGGAATAGAGCTTTTAGTAAAAGGGACAGAAGAACAGATCCTAGAAGTTTTGGAAGCCATTCCCCAGGCAGCCGATGTGTCGGTACGGGAGAGCGGAGAAGAGGGAATAAACAGAGCTAATTTCCGCATCTGCACAGAAGCGGAAGGGACAGAAGATGGAGAGGATATCCGGGAAACTATTTTCTTTGCATTTGCTGACCAGAGGATTCCCATTCTTTCCATGAAGACCATAAGGGCGTCCCTGGAAGAGGTATTCCTTGAACTGACAGGGGAAGGAACGGCAGAGGGGATAGAGACAAGTGAAAGCCTTGAAACAGATGATTTTGAATGGGAGCCTTCAGAGGCAGACCTTAAGGAAGAAAAGGAAGACGGAGAGGGGGATGAAGAATAA
- a CDS encoding HAD family hydrolase: MIKNIVFDMGRVLVHYDGDIVCRHFIEDEAERKAVRIAVFESQEWLFLDMGLISEEDALKKMQARLDTAHAKEMAALCLEHWHEYNMWPDKEMGELVGQLKERGYGIYLCSNASLRLLTCYNIIPGIEHFDGILFSAEVKCLKPQKEMYSHLFERFHLKPEECFFIDDLPMNIEGARACGMDGYCFEDGDVKRLKEFLAHLNDN; the protein is encoded by the coding sequence ATGATTAAAAATATAGTATTTGACATGGGCAGAGTGCTGGTACATTACGATGGAGATATTGTCTGCAGGCATTTTATTGAGGATGAGGCAGAGCGGAAGGCAGTAAGGATCGCTGTATTCGAGTCTCAGGAGTGGCTGTTTCTGGATATGGGGCTGATCTCAGAGGAAGATGCCTTAAAGAAGATGCAGGCACGTCTGGATACTGCCCATGCAAAGGAAATGGCAGCTCTTTGCCTTGAGCACTGGCATGAATATAATATGTGGCCTGATAAAGAGATGGGGGAACTGGTAGGGCAGCTTAAGGAGAGGGGATATGGTATCTATCTTTGTTCCAATGCTTCCCTTCGTCTGCTGACGTGTTATAATATCATTCCGGGAATTGAACATTTTGACGGGATCTTATTTTCCGCTGAGGTAAAGTGTTTGAAGCCTCAAAAGGAAATGTACAGCCATTTATTTGAGCGGTTCCACTTAAAGCCGGAGGAATGCTTTTTTATCGATGATTTGCCCATGAATATTGAAGGAGCAAGGGCCTGCGGTATGGATGGGTACTGTTTTGAGGACGGAGATGTGAAACGGCTGAAAGAATTTCTGGCCCATTTGAATGATAACTAA
- a CDS encoding GreA/GreB family elongation factor, with the protein MFDKLTEIDIKKMQEEIDHRKLVVRKEALEAVKEARAHGDLSENFEYHAAKKDKNQNESRIRYLVKMIKTAQVISDESRDDEIGLYNTVDLYFEDDDEEETYKLVTTVRGNSMKGLISSESPLGKAVMGHKVGDRVYVKINDNTGYYVVVKRLENTKDDGSEKLRSY; encoded by the coding sequence GTGTTTGACAAATTAACGGAAATTGATATTAAGAAAATGCAGGAAGAAATAGACCACCGGAAGCTGGTCGTTCGGAAGGAAGCACTGGAAGCGGTAAAAGAAGCAAGAGCTCATGGGGATTTAAGTGAAAACTTTGAATATCACGCCGCAAAAAAGGATAAGAACCAGAATGAAAGCAGGATCCGTTATCTGGTGAAGATGATAAAGACGGCCCAGGTCATATCCGATGAATCCAGAGACGATGAGATCGGGCTCTATAATACGGTTGACTTGTATTTTGAGGATGATGACGAGGAGGAGACCTACAAGCTTGTAACAACCGTCCGTGGAAATTCCATGAAAGGCCTTATCAGCTCTGAGTCTCCTTTGGGAAAGGCTGTTATGGGACATAAGGTAGGCGACCGGGTTTATGTAAAGATCAATGACAATACAGGCTACTACGTAGTGGTAAAACGTCTGGAAAATACAAAGGATGATGGCAGTGAGAAGCTAAGGAGCTATTGA
- a CDS encoding ABC transporter permease subunit, producing the protein MAAIYRRELKAYFQSMTGYVFIAFMVLFIGIYFMAYNMMSGYPYFSYTLSGMVTIIMIGIPVLTMRSFADDRKTKTDQLLLTSPVTVAQMVLGKYLSMITVYAVPVLLSGICPLIIKLNGNANLKADYASLLAFFLLGCVYIAIGMFISSLTESQIIAAVGTFGIILLLLLWPSLVGFLPTSAIGSAAGFLILWSGIVFAVSRITSHGPLAAVLEAAGVLCIAVLYLVKKGLFERALTNVLEKIAVTDVFQNFASHDIFDAGGLVYYISIIFLLVFLTVQSIEKRRWS; encoded by the coding sequence ATGGCAGCAATTTATAGAAGAGAACTGAAAGCCTATTTTCAGTCCATGACCGGATACGTATTTATCGCCTTTATGGTGCTGTTTATAGGAATTTACTTTATGGCTTATAACATGATGAGCGGATACCCCTACTTTTCCTATACTCTGTCTGGCATGGTGACCATTATTATGATTGGCATTCCGGTGCTTACCATGAGAAGCTTTGCAGATGACCGGAAGACCAAAACAGACCAGCTTCTGCTCACCTCTCCGGTAACCGTTGCCCAGATGGTTCTTGGAAAATATCTTTCCATGATAACCGTCTATGCTGTCCCGGTACTGCTTTCCGGAATCTGTCCTCTCATCATCAAGCTGAATGGAAATGCAAATTTAAAAGCGGATTACGCTTCTTTGCTGGCCTTTTTCCTGCTGGGCTGCGTTTATATTGCCATCGGGATGTTTATTTCTTCCTTAACAGAAAGCCAGATCATTGCAGCCGTAGGAACCTTTGGAATCATCCTTCTTCTGCTTTTATGGCCCAGCCTTGTTGGATTTTTGCCCACATCGGCGATCGGCTCTGCAGCAGGGTTTCTGATTCTTTGGTCTGGGATCGTTTTTGCGGTATCCCGTATAACGAGCCATGGTCCCCTTGCAGCTGTTCTGGAAGCGGCTGGAGTCCTCTGCATCGCAGTGCTGTACCTTGTAAAAAAGGGCCTTTTTGAGCGCGCACTGACCAATGTTCTGGAAAAGATTGCAGTGACCGATGTATTTCAGAACTTTGCCAGTCATGACATCTTTGATGCAGGAGGCCTGGTTTACTATATCAGCATCATATTCCTGCTGGTATTCTTGACCGTGCAGTCCATAGAGAAACGCAGATGGAGTTAG